The genomic region AAAATAGCACCAATAATATATGAAGCAATTAAGGAAGCATTAAAAGAATATAACTTACAGGGAGAAATATATTTCCTTGGCTCCGTAATAAATGGAACTTACACGGCAGCAAGCGATATTGATGTTGCCATACTTCTAAATGAAATACCTAAAGAAAGGAAGGAAATTGAGGGAAAAGTTCTAGATTATGTAATTAACAAGGGCTTACCTGATTGGATACCCATAGAGTTCCACTTTTTGACCCCTCGCTCTTTTAAGATATTAAAAGAGGGTGGGGCAAATTTCGTTAAAGCTGAAGATTATATCTTAAACTGCAAGTGAAAATTATCATTGTCCCTACCATATCTCTATATAGGTTATATACTTCTTTATGTTATATGAGGAACTATATTGAATATATAGAGAAAATATATATAGAAACTTCTTTTAGTTAAAATTATGAAATTAACGAGCGAGATTAAAAATGAGCACGGTACTAGTGTTTTAACTATACTATCAGATCCGTTTTTCTTGTTTCCATCTATGTTAAAAGCTACTAATGTTGAGAAAATTGATAATAAATACAAAGTAGAAATTCCAATAAAGGGTGTATTCTATTTACCATTTAATCTGATAACTTACGTGACAAGATATACCGCAATAAATTCGGTAAATTATGTTGTGAACGTTGCAGATTTCGCTGAGCATAGATGGGGAAATATAAGAATCTACGTCGAAGATAAGAAAATGAAGTTAGACCTAGATATACCTCTGCCATTAGATTTTATAAACTCAAAAATCCTTGGAAAAAGAATTAAAGTATTCGAGAGAAATTTCAATGAATTAATAAGAGTGGAAAGAATAAAAAGAAAAATCTAATTATTGTTTTGCAGTAGTTGTAGGAGTAACTAATTCCTCTTTGGCAACCTCTTCTAAACTCTTATTCTTTGTCTCTGGGACGAAGAAGAACGTTAACAATGCGCCTATTATGCTGACAACTGCAAGCATCACTAGCAAGTTCTTTATTCCCATCGAAGTCAATAGTGTTGGGAATAGGTAAGTAGTTATTGCTGCTCCCAATTTCCCAGAGGCAGCGGAAATACCGTGACCAGTAGTTCTGAACCTTACTGGATAAACCTCTGCAGGGATAACGAAAGTAGTTGTATTAGGCCCAAAATCAATGAAGAAGAAGCTTAAGGCGTATAGTAAGAAAGCTGCCTCTGCGGGTATTAGGAAGCCGTTGACCTTAGGGCCTTTAGATGTATAAGTAACAATCATTACAGCAGAGACTAAGAGGTAAATTATTGCCATCATGGTGAATCCTTGAATTTGAATAGTCTTTCTTCCTAACTTATCCAGTAAGGCCACTGCAGTAAAGTATCCTGGAAAGCCTACTAGGTAGGGCACGGCTCCAAGGAATAGAGCGTATGCTAAATCGCCTTGGAATGCTGATAATGGTAACGCTGTTGCCGACTTAGGGAACGGAGAGCCGAATATTGGTGCAATTATTGGGGATGAATAAAGTCCAGTACCGTAGAATGCTATATCTAATATGAACCAAGGAATTGCTGTACCTATTAGTAAAGTACCATAGTTAGATAAAATCTCTGATAAGCTCATTCTTTTAGCCACTACTGGTTGCCGTGTGTCAATATCCCCTCCTAGGAAAGACGCGGCCTTTTTAGCTTCTTCAACGTTTCCATTTGCCAGTAAGGAGTACCTTGGAGTTTCGGGAACCTTCCTCCTCAAGTATATTACAGTTGCTGCAGGGATTGCTCCAATGCCTGCCATAACTCTCCAAGCAGTGCATGGAGGCAATACTACTGCTGAGATTATTCCTACGGCTGCTGCAGCCAATGAGCCTAAAGCTTGGTTTGAAAAGACTAATGCAATAAGTTTCCCTCTGTCCTTAACGTTAGCATATTCGCTCATTATTGTAGCAGAGATGGGATAATCTCCTCCAATTCCTACACCCATTATGAACCTAAATATTATCAACCAAATCAGATTAGGGGACAGCGCACTTAGAAAAGCTCCTATAGTGAGTAACGTTGCTTCAACTCCGTAAACTTTTTTCCTACCCCAATAATCCCCTAAAAATCCGAATATTAGCTGACCTATTATAGCCGCCCAAAGTGCAATAGAAGCTAATAGGCCGTTCCAGAAGTCCTTATCGGGACCCACTAAATATGAAGTAAATCCTGGCATTACTATTCCTGCGTACTTGTAAGAGTCCTCTATAGTAGCTAATATATATCCTATTATTAGTAAATCGTATGCGTCAGTAAAGAAGCCCATTCCTGCAGTATACCATATTTTTATATGATTAAACGTTAGTTTTAGGGAATCTATAGGCCTAAACGGTGAAGGGAAGGATTTACTCATTTTTATCGAGTTGAATATAGAAAGTTTATATTTATACTTTCTCTACATAAAATAAATAGTTTTACATAAACTAAATAGTTCTATATATTCAACTATAGAAACCATCATTTACTTTTCTCTCAATCTCGCCTAGTAGTTTAAGATTTATCCAAGCTCTTCCAAAAGTCCCTATATTCTCTTCGTCTACTGTAATTAAGACGTTGTTAGGATCTCCTCTAACCCTTATTAGAATTTCCTCAACTTTATGAAAATGTCCCTTCTTTTGACCTCTAAGTAGGTAATCATTCTGAGCGTATTGACTTGTTGTGACTTCCCAACCGTCAATACTTAAGGAATTCTGAAGGTCTTGGACTAATTTTTGAATATTTATATTTTTATCGATGAAAGTCTTTTGCATATCATATTTAGAAGATATAAAAATAAAAAATCAACGTTACAAAAGTTGAAAGTCGTCACATAAGGGGTCGGACTTTCATTGAGGTTTCATTATTCAACCTCTCGTCCTCATACCCCTTGTCTGGCTCCCCGTGCCGTCTACGGGAGCGGTAGTTAAACCACTCCCTTCGAGGACACGAGGAGTTTCATTGAGTGCCTTCCTCCACCTCACATTGCTCATCGACTTCATTGTGGCACTCTCTAACTTAATGTTAGCATAAAAGTTTATAAATTTTAATGCTTCTAACATTCCTATGGAGCAAATAGTTTTTAGATCAACGGTCTCAAGTTATGGTACAGATAAGTATGGGAATAAAAGATATGGCATAACAATACCTTCAAAACTAAGGGATAAGGGTGAGAAATTATACGGCAAGGAGGTGATTGTAATTGTTATCCTACCAGATGATGAGGAGTAAGCTAATCGCTTCTAAGGAAGCTCTAGAGAACTTCCAATTCGTCACAATAAATGGCAGGGTAATTTTTAACGAGAAAGAGAGAGTTGTTAGGATTGCTAGGGCTTACTCACAAGTTGTTAAGAGTGCTATTAAACCGCTTTTTGACGGGAAGAGTGTAGACGAGTTAACTAAGGAGTTTTACAACATCTTACCAAATTATGTTTACCTTGTAACTGCTTTAAAGCAAGCTAGGACAATTACTGACGGTTTGTTAGATAGAGAAGACGAAAAGGGTGAGATAATTCATGCAAGGATAAGGAAGTTCTGGTTTGCAAGTAGAGGAAATAGAGCTGATAAGGGTAATAGGAATGTTAAGTTCCACGTTTTGGAAGACCACGTGTTAATTAAGGTTAAAGACCCCTGGGGTAAGGAGTGGGTTCGCGGGAAAGCTTACTTAGGCAAGGAGTACTTGCCATTACTTCACGAGTTAGAAGAATTAGCAGAAAGGAAGGAGGAGGGTTATGGTGCCGTAATTAGTTTTAAGGAAAAGCCAATGATCCACCTCCAAGTACCACTCTGGCTTTACCTAAAGCACTTCTCTTCACCAAAACCCAATGGTTACGGTTTGGTTGCCGGTTTTGATTTAAATAGTGACAGACTAAACGTTGTTGTTGTTAACAAGGATGGTAAAGTTATTACTACTAAAACGTGGTGGTATTCAGATGTTACTAGGCCAGGTTTTCCTAAAGAGAAAGCTAGGGCTTTACGTTTAAACGCTTTATCTGAGTCTCTCAATTTCCTCTCAAGGATTGGCGTTGATTACGTTGTTTTTGAGGATTTATTCCTAGTTAGGAAGAAGAAATTTACGAGGAGTAAAAGCGGTAATAGGAAGGTTTCGCGTTTCGCTAAGAAGCAAATGTTGATCCACGGCGTTATTAAATCTTTAAGGCTAGGTTTTAATGTTATGTTGGTCAATCCTAAAGGTACTACAACCTCTGAGGATCACGAAAGGGTGATGAGGGAGAAGGGTTTTGATAGGCATACAGCATCAGCTTACTTAATAGCATTAAAAGGACTAGGAATGTTAAATGACATCAAATAACATAAACTTCATGACTTATCGGAAACTGTTAACAACGGCAGAGAGGAAATTAGTAATAGCAAATGTTATATTTCCTACTCTGCACATGTAGTTAGGAATGCTTTCTGATTTTGACAAGTTAGTAAAGGACAAACTAGGTTATAACTTATTTCCTTACCAATCTCACGTAAGCGAGAGAATAATAAAAGAACTGGAAGAAGGAAAAAGCAACTTCATAGTAGTTTCAATGCCTACTGGAAGCGGTAAGACTGTAATAGAACTCTTCATGGCATACTATTTCCTTAAAAAAGGAGTAAAGAATGTTATCGTAATGGAGCCAACAAGATTACTTTGCGATCAAATGTACTTCAATTTCTGGAGGAAAATGTTTGGAGAAGATGTGGGAATGGAATATGAAGGAGAATGTACTGCCTTTGAGGAAGGTAAAAAGATAGTAGTTTCGACGCCTTTTACCGCAGAAAAGTGTGCTCCAGAAACTGAAGCAATAATCGTTGACGAAGTTCATCACGCTTTTGGAGATAGCAGATATGAGTCTACGTTAGTTAGTTTAGATCCTAAGTACTTGATTGGCTTTACTGCTTTACTCCCCTCTTATAAGAAATACATGGTAGACCCTAGACTAGTAGAAAAACTAGGGAAACCAAAGTTCTTAAACTACGATTTTAAAGCTTTAGCAGAAATAGACCCTACTTTCAATCCACCTAAAGCAATTGCTGACGTGTTTGATGCGGAAATGAATAAAATTGAGGATTCTGCATATGATGCCTTTTTCAGAGGCCAGGTAAAAGGTGACAAGAACACTTTAAAGTTCCTTGAAATTACGCTTTACAGTTACGGTAAGGAGGCCTTTTGCGAAAGCCTAGGCAGAATGGAAGGAAAAATAGAGGAAAATCCCCAGTTAGACTTCCTTTGCGAGTCCAAGGAGTTAAGTCATAAAGCTAGGGCTTTAAGACAGATTCTTTCGATATATAAAATAGAGGATTTTAAACCGGTATTAATTTTCACTAGCAGAAAAGCTACCGCTTATGAGTTCGAAAAAGCAATAGAAGATTTAGACCCAGGAAGGATAAAAGTTCTAACCGGGGATTCGTCAAAATTTGAGAGACAAAAATTAGTTAAAAGCGCTAAAAGGGGAGAAATTGACGTAATTATATCCACATTAGTAGGCGAAGAAGGTATAGATATTCCAGAGGCAAAGTTATTAATTATGACTGACGTTCCTCAAAGCCCTTTAAGGTTTTACCAGCGTTTAGGAAGGCTAATTAGGAGTAAAACTGATGAAAACAATAACGACAGCGAGAATGCATTAAAGTACTTGGTAGTGGCTTTAACTCCAAAAACTCCTGAATACGATAATTTAGACGACGCTCTTAGGAACTTGTATTTAGAAGGAGTAGACGTAAGCTATATCGTAGAAAAGAAGGAAGGCAAGGGACCCGTTGCCAGAGTTGTTGATATAGTTAAGAAGGAAGGAGGAGGTACTTCATTTTCTAAGTTAGACAGTAGCGTTGGAGAAATTTCTTCTATTGAAGTATTGCTTTCTCCAAAAAACGTTGAGACTCAAATGGGAGATTACGTTGATAGGGCAATAAAGGAAGGTAGAATTTTCTATTATTATGACGTTGATAAAATGGCAGACCTAGCTTCCAAGGTGCTTTTAGGTAGTTATTGTAATTTATGTTTTGGAGAAAAATGCATGAAAATATGCAAGGATTGCATAAGAGAAGTTGGTAAGCTATTGATTTCCAAGAAAGGTAGAGTAAAATTAGAGAAGAAAGGACTACTTCTACATTACATGGAACTTGTACTCCCTGAAAAAGTGGATGAAATAATGAATGCTATGAATAAGGAGAAGGATGAAATAATGAAAAAAGTTGAATGCGCATCCATCTCTCTTTCTTCAACAAAAAGAGCTAACGTGTATTCAATAGTCATTAATTTTAACGTAAGCGTAGATGGAATGACCATTTATCCTAAGTTGCAACTGGATTATTATAATGCTAATGAGCAAGAGATTAAGCTGGCAGAAATTAACGCTAAAGCTATAGGATATAAGGCAATTTATCTGTTTTTACAACAGTTAAAATAGTTTAAAACTGTTCAATAAAAACGTAATATGTACAATCCAAAACTATATTAATACCTTTACCATATACTATATTTGGCAAAAAGATTCGGTGGAATGATGCACTCGCATCTGAAGGTTTTTTACGAAGAATCCTTCCCTGTTTTAAAAGTAACTCACAAGTTACCTATTCTAAAACGAGGGAGAGGAAACAGAGTCTGGGATATAGAAGGAAAAGAATACATAGACTTCGATATGTCTAACGGAGATGCATTACTTGGTTACGGAAATCCAGAATTAGTTAATGCAATATTAGAAAGAAGTAATCAAAAAGAAACAATAGAAAAGCTCAAACGAAGATTCTCATTAAAGTCTGTTAAAATATTTTCAAGCGAAAAACAAGCAAAAGTTTACGCTGTTAATTTAGCTAGACAACTTTCAGGAAAGAAGAAAATAATAAGGTTCGGCCAAAATGATTTAATAAAGAAGTGCGATTTAGGAGAGGAGATAACTGCAGAGTGGAATAATTTAGATTACCTAGAAAAAATTGTGAGGCAAAACTACGATATTGCAGCAATAATTTTCGAACCAATAGCTACTCACATGGGACTAGTTTTACCTGAAAATGAGTTCTTGAAAGGGATAATGGAACTTTCAAAAGAATACGGAATTATAACAATAGCGGATGAAATAAAAACGGGAGGAAAGTATTACACTGGTGCGTCAGGCTATCTAAAGATTAAGCCTGACATAATACTATTTGGGAGATCATTGGCAGGAAGTATACCAATAGGAATAGTTGGAATAAATTATAAAGAAGGAGATTACGTGAGAGCCAGTCCTATTTCAATTAAAGCTTTAGGAATAACTTTGGACGAACTGAACGAACAGAGTATGTATGAAATGATAAGGCTTAACGATATCCTTATCAAGGGTTATAAGGATTTAATAGAGGATAACAAGATCAAGGCATCAGTAACTAGTTGGGGAATTAGCGGTACAATATATTTCAGAGAAAGCCCTCCAAGAAAATATTCAGAATTCCTAGAAATTAATGTAAAGAAATGGAATAAATACTTTAAAGGTATGCTAGACTCTGGAATAATTCCAATGAGTAACTATGACTCGCAGTGGTCAATCAGTAAGGCACATACGGAAGAAGATATAAACATACACTTAGAAAAATTAAATAACGTAATAAAAACTACTGTTTTATCTCATTAAATAGCTTTATATCCAAATAATTTTTCTAGATATGCTTGTTCCCATCTATCCTTCTGTAGAGTATAATCTCTCTTTAACTGAGGATCTTTAGTCGGCTTTGGTGGTTGTGTTGTTAAATCCATTTGGAATTGTAAACTTAACGTCTCTAACTTTCCTTCTAAATTGCCCATATAAGCCCAGCCAACGAATGCGTACTGCACTGGCACTTTCTCGCTCACACCTTCCATCTCTAAGATTTTGTTTGCCGCAAACATTGCGCTCTCAAATGCTATCTCTTGGTTCTTAGGGAATGGTAACTTTGCAGCGTCTCCTGCAGATAGTACGTCGTCATATTTAGGATGCCTCAAATCTTGAGGAGACCTAATATCTACATAACCTTTACCTAATCCTGCCTCATCGATAAACTTAGGTGCTCTGTTAGGCTCTAACATAGCTAGGATAGTGTATTTGTATTTTTCTCCAGAACTAGTAACTACGTAGTCTTCTCCAATTTCCGTAATTTCTTGGTTTGTAACTAGCTGAATTCCTGCTTTCTCATATGTTTGCTTTACGATATCCATTATAAACGGCGGTTGAGTTTTATCGTTAGCGTCTATGTGAATAATGTTAAACTTCTGCCTTACTCCTCTATGTGTTAAGACTGTGTGAGCAAGCAATGTGGTTTCAGTTGGTGCTGGGGCACACCTATAAGGAGCCTTAGGAGCGTAAACTATAACAGAACCTTCATTTTGACTCCATAATCTTTCCTTAAGTACATTAACTCTTCCCGGGTCGTAAACAGTAGTATTCTTCCACCAGAATTTATCATAACCAGTTATTTTAGAACCATCAAATACTATTCCTGGCGTTAGAACTAGGTAGTCATAATCTAGTACTGAATCTTTATTACCAAAAGTCGATTCGCTTACGTAAACCTTCCTATTATCTGGATCTACTTTGTAAACATTACCTACTACTAACTTTATTCCTTTAACACCTACGTTCTCATAACCTCTTATAATTCTATGATAGTTTTGTTCTCCAGTTAAGATTAAGGGTCTGCTAGGTCCAGCAAAATAAAAGTCTTCCTTGTTTATCACAGTGATCTCTGCTTTTCCCTTTAACTTATCTGCTAGTGTATTCGCAATACCCATTCCGGCTATTCCGCCACCTACAATTACAATCTTTTTCATAGTAGAATAGTTCTTTTAACAGTATTTAGGGTTTCTTAGAAAGAAATCTAACGTAAAGGCTTAAATTAACTGAATGAGAGATAATATATTTTACTTTGAGACAATTTTATCCAGAAAAGTTTGAGAATAAAGATTTTTAACAAAATAAATAGTTAGATCTAACGAACTTTAGCAAATAAAGGTTTATTTTAATAAAACACAATTCTATATTGTGAAGAAGATCCTTAAAAGTCCTGCCGATATTTATTTGGAAGAAGCTGACGAACTCTTAGAGAGGGGCGATATAGTTCAAGCTTCAGAGAAGTATTATAAAGCTGCAGAAGAAGCAATAAAAACAATATCTATATATCTTAAAATCAGCCCAGAGAATTGGACTTTGGCTTCTATTAATAGAGCTGCTCTAGAGATATCAAAAGTTCTAGGCGTAGAAATTCTAGATTATTGGAATAGCGCTACTGCCCTTTATACTGCTACTCTAGATCAAGATACGTTAAAAATTTTAATAAAAGATGTAAAAAGACTAGTCGAAATTGCAAACGAGAAATATAATGAATTACTTGGAAGAAGCTGACGAACTCTTAGAGAGGGGCGATATAGTTCAAGCTTCAGAGAAGTATTATAAAGCTGCAGAAGAAGCAATAAAGTTAATTTCAAGAAGGCTGAATTTAGAACCAATTCTTTCTGAAGTTAATAAGAAAGAAAGATGGAAATCAGAAATATTATTTAAAGCTGCTAGGTTAATTAACGAAAAATATCCAGAAGTGTTTAAAATGTGGAAATCTGCTTGGAAACTTCATGAAGACGGTTTTCATGAATGTAGCTTGGATTTGGAAACTACAAGAGTTTTAGGAGAGATCGTAAAAAATACTCTAATTAAGATCCTTAGCTAGAAAATATCACTATTGCCGGAGAAAGAGGCAAAGCTTGCGACTTCTTACCTTTAAAGTCTGGTACATTAGGATCATTACTGTCGTACACACTTAATTGGCCTAAATTGGTTTTTCTCATTATATAATTTGCATAATTTGCTAAAGTTCTTATTTCATCAAATTCCTGTAATGTAAGTAACGATTTCCTAAAGATGTCATCATAAGCTTTTATTGATGAATAAACTTTCTCTAGCTTTTCATTTCCTCTAGCAAATTCAAACAAACTTTGACCTTCTTCAATAGCTTTTGCAGCATCTTTAGCTAATGATAAATCGTTGTTCACATAAATAACTGCCTTTTCACCTTCCCCAACTATTCTTTCTAATTCCTTAATTTCACTTATAACATAATCGACGTAACCTTTTTCAACAACTGCTTCAGGATAGATAGTAAACTCTTCCGGCTTAGGATACTCTTGTTCTGCAACTAAGCCTGGAAAAGCTTTGCTCCAAAGTTCTTCCGCTATGTGAGGTGCCGCAGGATAAATCATTCTTAGCCAAGCTGAAATCGATTTCTTTATAAGATCCTTATTAATTCCATTAGTAAAATCCAGATAATCCTTAAAATCATTATAAATATCATATAGAATTATATTATAAGCTTCAAAGAAATCTAGGTTTCTCATTTTCTCGTCTACAGTCTTTATTTTCTCGCTCATTATACTTGACAACCATTTTTCCGCGATTCCAAAGTTATTCTCTCCTTTTGCCTCTAGTAACTCTACTATTAAGGAGTAAATTCTCTTAAGTTGATCCGCAATAGAAGTAACAACTGACGAATTAAACTCAACGTCCTCAGAAAGTTTAGGAGTAGCTAAAGCTATCCTAACTGGGTCTACGCCGTATTCCTTTATGGCCTTACTTAATGGATAAACGTTTCTAAAGCTTTTGCTCATTTTCTTTCCTCCTACTCTTACAAAGCCATTTATTACTATTTGCCTCGGTAACTTACCTAAGATTTCCAGATGATTATAGATATAGTAAGGAATATGATTTTGAATAAGATCTCTCCCGCTATGCCTTGAATCCACTGGATACCAGTAATTGTATTCCCTCCTTAATTCCTCTACTTCTTCTTTACTTATTCCTAGTTCTTTACTAATCTCTTCAGGATTTCCTAGACCTAAAAATACGTAGTCAAAGAGCTTATCGTTAGCTTTCTTTAGTAAATGAGAAATTGTATAGAATGCGGTATAAATTGTAGAATCCGATAAACTGTCAATTATTTCACTTTCATCCCAAGGTAATTTGACTCCTAAACCTCTGCTTCTGCCTACTGCACTCTTCCTTAAATTAAATATTGCCTTCTCTATATCCTTTCTAACTTCTGACGGAACAAAATTTATGTTATCTAAAGAATTGAGAACCGCCATTTTCCATTCTGGGTCGTCGTAAGCTATAAACCATTGGTCTTTTATTACCTTTACCACTATTTGTGCCCCGCATCTACAATAAATGGGGCCATTCATTATTTCGTATATTGTATCATGCCTGCCTATGCTATTAAGCAATTCTACAGTAGATATCCTTGCGTCCTTTACAGGTTTACCGGATATCATTTCTTTAACGTACTGCTTCATATAATCTGGGACGTAAGTAGAGACGTCTTTCATTACTCCTTTATAATATTCAGTTCTGTAGATTTGATCTGCAAAATCCTTTAATTCGGCCATATCTCTTACGTCTATTTCTTCAGTAGGTATTTCAGGCAGGTCAGGAGAAGATATTACTGAATAATAATCTTCAATTCCGTTATCTTCAGCAATTATCTTATGAATAGGATCGTGAGCAGGAGTTAGCATAATTAAGCCAGTACCTATTGAAGGGTCTACTAATTTACTCAGAACTACCTTAACCTTTTTCCTTGTTACCGGGTTTACTGCCTCTTTTCCTTTCAATTCTTCAGGTTTGACTTCTCCTATCTTCTTAAGTTCTTTCTGATATGAAAGTTTCTCAAAAGCTTCCTTAGAGAGTAAAATCCTCTTTCCTGAATATTCTGCAATCACGTAAGTGGTTAAAGGACTAATTGCCACACCTACTCCTGCAAATACTGTCTCTGGCCTTGAAGTTGCCACTGGATAAAAGTAGTCTCCTTCAAAGAATATGACGTCTAATTTTTCTATTTCCGGTTCAACGTCTCCTTTAGTATCATGCATTCCTACTGGAAATTGATCTCTAGGGCAATAACCTACTGCGTCAGTCTCTTTTATCAATTTCCCTTTGTCCTTAAGTTTCTTGAATTGCCATTGGATAAAAGTGGCAAATCTATCATCTACTGTAGTAAAACTCCTTCTCCAATCCACACTTAAGCCTATAGCCCTAGCAGTTTTCTCCATTTCTTGTTTAAAATACTCAGCCAATTTATAAGGGTCAGAAAGATCCTTTATTTTCTCTTCATCGATTTCGTAAACGTTCTTGAAAAAATCTATGATGTCTTGGTCCCCTCTTTTTATTGCGTCTGCCACAGATAATATTGGAGTGCCAGTAAATTGAAAGGCAAAGGGGAATAGAACATTATAACCTTTCATCCTCATGTATCTTGCATAAATATCTGCAGTAACGTATGTTCTACCGTGACCTATGTGCATGGGGCTATTAGTGTAAGGGAAGGGGACTGTAATGAAAAACTTCTTTTTCCTTTCATCTACTTTGGCTTCAAATATTCCCTTTTCTTCCCAAACTTTCTGCCATTTTTCTGCTATTGCATTAAAGTCCATAATATCAATATGAAATAGGAAGATATAAATAATATTGATAGTATAGTAGAGTTTAAACTAACTATTTTGCTATATAATAACTTCTTGAAAGGAAGAGTAGAAATATTCTTCTTGTATTTTACTCCTTGCTTACTTTTCTATCTCTTATTATATACCAAGTTCCTAAGCCTACAGCACCCAACTTACCTTCAGAATCCTTAAATTCAATTTCAACAACTACTGCAGTCCTTCCTTTTCTTAATACCTTAGCCTCAACAGTGAATGGACCTTTATACATGGGTTCAAGAAAATTTACCTTAAGTTCTTGAGTAACTTGGTCTATTCCATCATTAATTGAGGCAACTGCCAACCCACCTGCATAATCCATGGAAGTCATTATCATTCCGCCATGCAAAACTCCTCCCCTTCTGCAAATCTTCTCACTATAAGGAATTTCGAGTTTTGATTTACCATCTTTAACTTCTATAATTTTCATTCCTAAGTATGAAGCTACTGCCTCACTTTCTATTACCTTAAAATCCATAGAAAGGGTTGAAATTGTTAGCTTATATGCTTTTTAGATTCCTTTGCTCTAGATCTCATCAATAAAAATTAGGATATTGCCATATTCTTTGTTTATTTTATTAACTGCTTGAAGTATCTCCTTTTCCTTCCTAAATAAAGCCTTATCCTTCAAGTAATTCGCAGTAGCAATTACGTAACAATCTGGTAACGATATACCGTATTTCTTCTTAATTTCCCAGGCCTCAAAAATTATATCTTGATTAATTTCTGTAACTTTCAGTTTATATGATAGCCATTCAACGAATTCTCGTGTGTATCGATTTGCATCCTTTAGCCCAGAAGCTTTATATATTCTATAGCTAACGTACATAACTTCACTTAAAGTTATGGGCGTAACATATAATGTGTTATTTTCCTCAAGCAATTTCTTTACCTTATCGTGATACTCACCAGATTCATTTATATATTCAACTAAAATACCGGTATCAATTACCGTCAAAAATTCCTTCCTCTTTCTTCCTTTCCGCTTCTCCTTCTTCTTTAAGAATATCTTCAACTACCTTAGGATCAACTCTTACAATTTTAGGCTTTAAAGGCCTTAAACAAGCTTATCGTCTTCAATATTCGCTATTAGTATATCGTTCTCATTGATACAAAGTTTTACCCTAACGTCCTTAGGTAAAATTACTATTCCTTTTTTCCTTACCTTTAATTGGTAAACCATATGATATTAGTTGAACTAATCGTAAAAAGTTTATCAGTTTTTGTTAAACTTATTGTTGCATTCATTTTAACTCCTCGATAAGCTAGAATTTTCGCAAAAGGACTAATCCAAACATAAAGATTATATGCCTGACGTCTTCACGTCCCTGGAAAGGGAGAGGCTTTCAATCTTTTATAAATTCT from Acidianus ambivalens harbors:
- a CDS encoding PaaI family thioesterase, producing MDFKVIESEAVASYLGMKIIEVKDGKSKLEIPYSEKICRRGGVLHGGMIMTSMDYAGGLAVASINDGIDQVTQELKVNFLEPMYKGPFTVEAKVLRKGRTAVVVEIEFKDSEGKLGAVGLGTWYIIRDRKVSKE
- a CDS encoding PaREP1 family protein → MNYLEEADELLERGDIVQASEKYYKAAEEAIKLISRRLNLEPILSEVNKKERWKSEILFKAARLINEKYPEVFKMWKSAWKLHEDGFHECSLDLETTRVLGEIVKNTLIKILS
- a CDS encoding FAD-dependent oxidoreductase translates to MKKIVIVGGGIAGMGIANTLADKLKGKAEITVINKEDFYFAGPSRPLILTGEQNYHRIIRGYENVGVKGIKLVVGNVYKVDPDNRKVYVSESTFGNKDSVLDYDYLVLTPGIVFDGSKITGYDKFWWKNTTVYDPGRVNVLKERLWSQNEGSVIVYAPKAPYRCAPAPTETTLLAHTVLTHRGVRQKFNIIHIDANDKTQPPFIMDIVKQTYEKAGIQLVTNQEITEIGEDYVVTSSGEKYKYTILAMLEPNRAPKFIDEAGLGKGYVDIRSPQDLRHPKYDDVLSAGDAAKLPFPKNQEIAFESAMFAANKILEMEGVSEKVPVQYAFVGWAYMGNLEGKLETLSLQFQMDLTTQPPKPTKDPQLKRDYTLQKDRWEQAYLEKLFGYKAI
- a CDS encoding PIN domain-containing protein; this translates as MKIFLKKKEKRKGRKRKEFLTVIDTGILVEYINESGEYHDKVKKLLEENNTLYVTPITLSEVMYVSYRIYKASGLKDANRYTREFVEWLSYKLKVTEINQDIIFEAWEIKKKYGISLPDCYVIATANYLKDKALFRKEKEILQAVNKINKEYGNILIFIDEI
- the leuS gene encoding leucine--tRNA ligase, whose protein sequence is MDFNAIAEKWQKVWEEKGIFEAKVDERKKKFFITVPFPYTNSPMHIGHGRTYVTADIYARYMRMKGYNVLFPFAFQFTGTPILSVADAIKRGDQDIIDFFKNVYEIDEEKIKDLSDPYKLAEYFKQEMEKTARAIGLSVDWRRSFTTVDDRFATFIQWQFKKLKDKGKLIKETDAVGYCPRDQFPVGMHDTKGDVEPEIEKLDVIFFEGDYFYPVATSRPETVFAGVGVAISPLTTYVIAEYSGKRILLSKEAFEKLSYQKELKKIGEVKPEELKGKEAVNPVTRKKVKVVLSKLVDPSIGTGLIMLTPAHDPIHKIIAEDNGIEDYYSVISSPDLPEIPTEEIDVRDMAELKDFADQIYRTEYYKGVMKDVSTYVPDYMKQYVKEMISGKPVKDARISTVELLNSIGRHDTIYEIMNGPIYCRCGAQIVVKVIKDQWFIAYDDPEWKMAVLNSLDNINFVPSEVRKDIEKAIFNLRKSAVGRSRGLGVKLPWDESEIIDSLSDSTIYTAFYTISHLLKKANDKLFDYVFLGLGNPEEISKELGISKEEVEELRREYNYWYPVDSRHSGRDLIQNHIPYYIYNHLEILGKLPRQIVINGFVRVGGKKMSKSFRNVYPLSKAIKEYGVDPVRIALATPKLSEDVEFNSSVVTSIADQLKRIYSLIVELLEAKGENNFGIAEKWLSSIMSEKIKTVDEKMRNLDFFEAYNIILYDIYNDFKDYLDFTNGINKDLIKKSISAWLRMIYPAAPHIAEELWSKAFPGLVAEQEYPKPEEFTIYPEAVVEKGYVDYVISEIKELERIVGEGEKAVIYVNNDLSLAKDAAKAIEEGQSLFEFARGNEKLEKVYSSIKAYDDIFRKSLLTLQEFDEIRTLANYANYIMRKTNLGQLSVYDSNDPNVPDFKGKKSQALPLSPAIVIFSS
- a CDS encoding AbrB/MazE/SpoVT family DNA-binding domain-containing protein, whose protein sequence is MVYQLKVRKKGIVILPKDVRVKLCINENDILIANIEDDKLV
- a CDS encoding PaREP1 family protein produces the protein MKKILKSPADIYLEEADELLERGDIVQASEKYYKAAEEAIKTISIYLKISPENWTLASINRAALEISKVLGVEILDYWNSATALYTATLDQDTLKILIKDVKRLVEIANEKYNELLGRS